The Thalassotalea sp. 273M-4 genome includes a region encoding these proteins:
- a CDS encoding VOC family protein has protein sequence MKMNHVGIMVGDMDVAVEFYTKALGLNIVMNKTKVEEERETAIGKMCIAVFGEGFEGFNIAHLVTSDGIGVELFEMKNRQERHIVDFTRLGIFHFCLETDDFEGAIARTEEFGGKVRMDIMRYHPEDDSKPYKMVYLEDPFGNLFELYSHTYSETYSADYE, from the coding sequence ATGAAAATGAATCACGTAGGCATTATGGTTGGCGATATGGATGTGGCTGTTGAGTTCTACACCAAAGCGCTAGGCTTAAACATTGTAATGAACAAAACCAAAGTGGAAGAAGAACGCGAAACCGCAATTGGTAAAATGTGTATTGCGGTTTTTGGTGAAGGTTTTGAAGGCTTCAATATTGCACATTTAGTTACCTCTGATGGCATAGGTGTTGAATTGTTTGAAATGAAAAACCGTCAAGAACGTCATATTGTTGACTTTACTCGTCTTGGTATTTTCCATTTTTGTTTGGAAACAGATGATTTTGAAGGTGCAATTGCTCGTACAGAAGAGTTTGGCGGCAAAGTGAGAATGGATATTATGCGCTATCACCCTGAAGACGACAGCAAGCCTTATAAAATGGTGTATTTAGAAGACCCATTTGGTAACTTATTTGAATTATATTCACATACCTATTCTGAAACTTATTCTGCTGATTACGAATAA
- a CDS encoding DUF1294 domain-containing protein, whose product MKRLKGKLIKWNADKGFGFIALPTGGPDVFIHISAFENKQRIPSVQDVITFSLSTDKRGRVCAVSATYSGEKLKKKEPQKANRFPYYLSIGFLLFIIGAYFSGLITINLLYIYFATSVITFIAYAIDKSKARQGLWRTKESTLHLLALAGGWPGAAIAQQALRHKSKKGEFRGMFWITALINVASLAWLLSDYGAEAYFFIAML is encoded by the coding sequence TTGAAAAGATTAAAAGGGAAATTGATTAAATGGAATGCCGATAAGGGGTTTGGTTTTATCGCTTTGCCAACTGGCGGTCCTGATGTTTTTATTCACATATCTGCTTTTGAAAATAAGCAGCGCATCCCTTCTGTTCAAGATGTTATCACTTTCTCACTAAGCACCGATAAACGTGGCCGGGTCTGTGCGGTAAGTGCAACCTACTCGGGCGAAAAGCTTAAGAAAAAAGAACCTCAAAAAGCCAATCGATTTCCTTACTATCTTTCAATAGGTTTTTTGTTGTTCATTATCGGTGCATACTTCTCCGGCCTGATCACTATTAATCTTTTGTATATCTATTTTGCAACGAGTGTTATCACCTTTATCGCCTACGCCATCGACAAATCAAAAGCAAGGCAAGGACTTTGGCGAACAAAAGAGAGCACACTGCATCTTCTGGCTCTTGCCGGTGGTTGGCCAGGTGCGGCAATAGCACAACAAGCCTTAAGGCATAAATCGAAAAAAGGTGAGTTTCGAGGTATGTTTTGGATCACCGCCTTAATTAATGTCGCATCTCTTGCGTGGTTACTTTCAGACTATGGTGCAGAAGCTTACTTCTTCATAGCTATGCTTTAA
- the topA gene encoding type I DNA topoisomerase, which translates to MAKSLVIVESPAKAKTINKYLGKDYIVKSSVGHVRDLPTSGTGKKAPTKSPAEVRKMTPAQKEKYKKKRDKISLFNRMGINPEKDWEATYSVLPGKEKVVNELKALAEKADKVYLATDLDREGEAIAWHLKEIIGGDEERFRRVVFNEITQSAIQQAFKEPGELNINGVNAQQARRFLDRVVGFMVSPLLWKKVARGLSAGRVQSVAVKLVVEREREIKAFVPEEYWEIEADTLSKDKQALKLDVTHFNGKAFKPNNETDTKNAVQTLEQAQYRVSKREDKPSKSQSSAPFITSTLQQAASTRLGFGVKRTMGLAQRLYEAGHITYMRTDSTNLSKDAVDSCRDYILKNFGENYLHDKPKVYGAKSNAQEAHEAIRPSNVFVEAAMLDNMEADARRLYDLIWRQFVACQMTAARYDVSTITVSADKYDLKAKGRVMRFDGWTKVHSLAANKTGSEKDVHLPDLAVGDALTLEHLEPTQHFTKPVARYGEASLVKELEKRSIGRPSTYASIISTIQDRGYVRLEGKRFYAEKMGEIVTDSLSGSFEDLMSYDFTANMETKLDDIAADKAYWKNVLSEFYQNFTQQLEQADKDVEQGGMQPNLPVLTDIDCPTCGRKMGIRTASTGVFLGCSGYSLPPKERCTQTMNLTPGDEAENVTSIDEETEALRAMRRCDKCGTAMDSYLIDEKRKLHVCGNNPVCDGYQVEQGEFKIKGYDGPVLECDRCQSDMELKNGRFGKYFDCTNPDCKNTRKLLANGEAAPPKEDPVDLPELLCEKSDAFFKLRDGAAGIFLAASTFPKSRETRAPKVAELHRFRDRISPKFYYLADAPQKDPDGNEAIVRFARKTKEQYVMTEVDGKATGWVAKYVDGKWVEEQTKKKVAKKPAKKATTKEKSK; encoded by the coding sequence ATGGCAAAATCTCTGGTAATTGTCGAGTCGCCAGCTAAAGCGAAGACAATTAACAAATATCTTGGTAAAGACTACATTGTAAAGTCCAGTGTAGGGCATGTGCGTGACTTGCCAACAAGTGGGACCGGTAAAAAGGCACCTACCAAATCTCCGGCCGAGGTCCGCAAGATGACGCCAGCGCAAAAGGAAAAATATAAGAAAAAGCGCGACAAGATTTCTTTATTTAACCGCATGGGCATTAATCCGGAAAAAGATTGGGAAGCAACGTATTCTGTATTACCGGGCAAAGAAAAGGTGGTGAATGAACTAAAAGCTTTGGCAGAAAAAGCCGATAAGGTTTATCTCGCAACCGATTTGGACCGCGAAGGAGAAGCCATTGCTTGGCACTTGAAAGAAATTATTGGTGGCGACGAAGAGCGTTTTCGCCGTGTGGTATTTAATGAAATTACCCAAAGTGCTATTCAACAAGCGTTTAAAGAACCAGGTGAGCTTAATATTAATGGGGTTAATGCCCAACAAGCGCGTCGCTTTTTAGACCGTGTTGTGGGGTTTATGGTCAGCCCTTTACTGTGGAAAAAAGTAGCGCGTGGTTTATCTGCCGGGCGCGTTCAATCGGTGGCGGTAAAGCTGGTTGTTGAGCGTGAGCGTGAAATTAAAGCCTTTGTTCCTGAAGAATATTGGGAAATTGAAGCAGACACCTTGTCTAAAGATAAGCAAGCGTTAAAGCTTGACGTTACCCATTTCAATGGCAAAGCTTTTAAGCCAAACAATGAAACTGATACCAAAAATGCTGTTCAAACCCTAGAACAAGCCCAATATCGAGTCAGTAAACGAGAAGACAAACCGTCTAAAAGTCAGTCTTCAGCTCCTTTTATTACCTCTACCTTGCAACAAGCGGCGAGTACTCGCTTAGGTTTTGGGGTAAAGCGGACTATGGGCTTAGCACAACGTTTATATGAAGCCGGTCATATTACCTATATGCGAACAGACTCAACCAATTTAAGCAAAGATGCGGTTGATAGCTGTCGTGATTATATTTTGAAAAACTTTGGTGAGAATTACTTACACGATAAACCAAAAGTGTATGGTGCTAAGTCTAACGCCCAAGAAGCGCATGAGGCTATTCGTCCATCGAATGTGTTTGTTGAAGCCGCCATGCTTGATAATATGGAAGCCGATGCTCGCAGATTGTATGATCTTATTTGGCGTCAATTCGTTGCTTGTCAAATGACGGCTGCTCGTTATGATGTTAGTACCATAACCGTTAGTGCAGATAAATATGACTTAAAAGCGAAAGGCCGAGTGATGCGCTTTGATGGTTGGACCAAAGTACATAGTCTTGCTGCCAATAAAACTGGCAGTGAAAAAGATGTTCACTTACCGGATTTAGCCGTTGGTGATGCGCTCACCTTAGAGCACCTTGAACCGACGCAACATTTTACCAAGCCAGTGGCTCGCTACGGCGAAGCATCTTTGGTAAAAGAGCTTGAAAAGCGCAGTATTGGTCGCCCATCGACCTATGCCTCAATTATTTCAACCATTCAAGACCGTGGTTACGTGCGCTTAGAGGGTAAACGTTTTTACGCCGAAAAAATGGGCGAGATTGTTACCGACAGTTTATCTGGTAGCTTTGAAGACTTAATGAGTTACGACTTTACCGCCAATATGGAAACCAAGCTTGACGATATTGCTGCCGATAAAGCGTATTGGAAGAATGTTCTTAGCGAGTTCTACCAAAACTTTACTCAGCAACTAGAACAAGCCGATAAAGATGTTGAACAAGGTGGGATGCAGCCAAACTTGCCTGTGTTAACCGACATAGATTGTCCAACCTGTGGCCGTAAGATGGGGATTCGCACCGCATCTACCGGGGTGTTTTTAGGGTGTTCTGGCTATAGCTTACCGCCCAAAGAACGCTGTACTCAGACCATGAACTTAACCCCAGGCGATGAAGCTGAAAACGTAACCTCGATTGATGAGGAAACCGAAGCCCTTCGAGCCATGCGTCGCTGTGACAAATGTGGCACGGCGATGGACAGCTACCTTATTGACGAAAAACGCAAACTACACGTCTGTGGTAATAATCCAGTTTGTGATGGTTACCAAGTTGAGCAGGGCGAGTTTAAAATCAAAGGTTACGATGGCCCAGTGCTTGAGTGTGATCGCTGTCAGTCTGACATGGAACTTAAAAACGGTCGCTTTGGTAAGTACTTTGATTGTACTAATCCAGATTGTAAAAATACGCGTAAATTACTTGCCAACGGCGAAGCTGCGCCACCAAAAGAAGACCCTGTCGATTTACCAGAGCTGTTGTGTGAAAAGTCAGACGCTTTTTTCAAATTACGTGATGGAGCCGCTGGGATTTTCTTAGCAGCGAGTACTTTCCCTAAATCACGGGAAACACGAGCGCCTAAAGTCGCTGAATTGCATCGTTTTCGTGATCGTATTTCACCTAAGTTTTATTATTTAGCCGATGCACCGCAAAAAGACCCTGATGGCAATGAAGCTATTGTGCGCTTTGCTCGTAAGACCAAAGAACAATATGTGATGACCGAAGTTGATGGCAAAGCTACCGGTTGGGTTGCTAAATATGTTGATGGTAAATGGGTAGAAGAGCAAACCAAAAAGAAAGTTGCTAAAAAGCCCGCCAAAAAAGCTACGACTAAAGAAAAGTCGAAATAA
- the dnaX gene encoding DNA polymerase III subunit gamma/tau — translation MSYQVLARKWRPKDFSQLMGQEHVVTVLVNALNQERLHHAYLFTGTRGVGKTTIARIFAKSLNCQTGITSTPCGQCDVCQDVDAGRFIDLLEIDAASRTKVDDTREILDNVQYAPSRGRFKVYLIDEVHMLSKSSFNALLKTLEEPPQHVKFILATTDPQKLPVTVLSRCLQFHLKALTPQQIEQKLKEILTAEEVSFEPGTLALLAKAARGSMRDSLSLTDQAIAQGQGHLKLDNLQAMLGGVDQSWIYKILIALIKQQPQELLSLSQTIASYAPSYHRLLAELLQLLHQIAMWQLVPNSVDVDEQRATLLHKFANAMSPQDVQLYYQIVLNGRKDLPYSGDEQAGFDMVLLRLLAFKPATQTDFVDNRQHPDAQHQQPQSVVAKSTEPTPQDTGANEPTQTRTDEDDTSAVITTNMATESLTPSETLARPTPSEDINSLNAQQEELESMAQQMSAEQYTDNAPIKPQSQSAEVAQSQELLDSAPVGVEQEHTEQVTSDNAKPSAAQAHSNPSTDTERLLQTRNLLRSRKKASEGRAKKPELKSQQPTGKTVAPTSMSATEHIEQVESNKQRDSAVETIPERPHANEQATSQAMESQEGPQVDTSSFASQEGFPLAPSYKVEAEPELTQADQNMVQPTQGQSEAVTLNWQHRTVFSADTINPNIITRAAQIDFWAHLIDAMQLGGRVRQLTLNATLDESSNAQHLIINLAQSYSHINSSSALQSIQQSYSLLVQHDAQVDIHIVEDPGYTPLLIQNIIDQKRHENAILIIKSDDFVQRMQGEFAAEIDETSIQAK, via the coding sequence ATGAGTTATCAGGTTCTTGCTCGTAAATGGCGACCAAAAGATTTTTCTCAACTCATGGGTCAAGAGCATGTTGTTACTGTTCTGGTTAATGCACTTAACCAAGAAAGGTTACACCATGCCTACCTTTTCACCGGCACTCGCGGGGTGGGTAAAACCACCATCGCTAGGATTTTTGCTAAAAGTTTAAATTGTCAAACCGGCATTACGTCAACCCCTTGCGGTCAATGTGATGTTTGTCAGGATGTTGATGCCGGTCGATTTATTGATTTGCTTGAAATTGATGCGGCCTCACGTACCAAAGTCGACGATACCCGAGAAATTCTTGATAACGTTCAATATGCCCCGTCAAGAGGACGTTTTAAGGTTTACCTTATTGACGAAGTGCATATGTTGTCAAAAAGCAGTTTCAACGCGTTATTAAAAACCTTGGAAGAGCCCCCGCAACACGTCAAATTTATTTTAGCCACAACCGATCCGCAAAAACTGCCGGTGACGGTTTTATCCAGATGTCTGCAATTTCATTTAAAAGCATTAACCCCTCAGCAAATTGAGCAAAAGTTAAAAGAAATTTTAACAGCGGAAGAGGTGAGCTTTGAGCCCGGAACCCTCGCGTTATTAGCGAAAGCGGCTCGTGGCAGTATGCGCGACTCTTTAAGTTTAACCGACCAAGCAATTGCTCAGGGTCAAGGTCACCTTAAACTTGATAATTTGCAAGCTATGCTTGGTGGCGTAGATCAATCCTGGATTTATAAGATTTTAATCGCTCTTATAAAGCAACAACCACAAGAACTGCTTTCATTAAGCCAAACCATCGCAAGTTATGCCCCAAGTTATCATCGTTTATTAGCAGAACTGTTGCAGTTATTGCATCAAATTGCAATGTGGCAATTAGTGCCAAATTCGGTGGATGTTGACGAGCAACGTGCCACATTATTGCATAAGTTTGCTAATGCGATGTCACCCCAAGATGTACAGTTGTATTATCAAATTGTGCTAAATGGGCGCAAGGATTTACCCTACAGTGGTGATGAACAAGCAGGTTTTGATATGGTGTTGTTAAGGTTGTTGGCGTTTAAGCCTGCAACGCAAACGGACTTTGTTGACAATCGCCAGCACCCTGATGCTCAACATCAGCAACCACAGTCAGTGGTTGCAAAATCTACTGAACCGACTCCTCAAGATACCGGGGCAAACGAGCCAACACAGACTCGTACTGACGAAGATGACACATCTGCCGTTATAACCACAAATATGGCGACAGAGTCTTTGACCCCATCAGAGACTTTGGCAAGACCAACACCAAGTGAAGATATAAATTCACTTAATGCGCAGCAAGAAGAGCTTGAGTCAATGGCTCAGCAAATGAGCGCAGAGCAGTACACTGACAATGCGCCAATAAAGCCGCAATCTCAATCTGCAGAAGTTGCTCAAAGCCAAGAGCTACTTGATTCAGCACCTGTAGGTGTAGAACAAGAGCATACTGAGCAAGTTACGTCTGATAATGCTAAACCCAGTGCTGCACAAGCGCATTCAAATCCAAGCACTGATACAGAACGATTACTGCAAACTCGCAATCTACTTAGAAGCCGTAAAAAAGCTTCGGAGGGTAGGGCAAAAAAGCCTGAACTGAAGTCTCAACAACCAACGGGTAAAACCGTTGCACCTACGTCAATGTCTGCAACAGAGCACATTGAACAAGTTGAGTCTAACAAGCAACGCGACTCGGCTGTAGAAACAATACCAGAACGTCCTCATGCGAATGAACAAGCTACTAGCCAAGCAATGGAATCGCAAGAAGGGCCTCAGGTTGACACATCGTCTTTTGCCAGTCAGGAGGGCTTTCCTTTAGCTCCTTCATATAAAGTAGAAGCTGAACCAGAGTTAACACAAGCTGATCAAAATATGGTGCAGCCAACCCAAGGGCAATCTGAGGCAGTAACTCTTAATTGGCAACATCGCACGGTGTTTTCTGCAGATACAATTAACCCAAATATTATAACTCGTGCGGCCCAAATAGACTTTTGGGCTCATTTAATTGATGCGATGCAATTGGGCGGTAGAGTTAGGCAGTTGACCTTAAACGCCACCCTAGATGAGAGCAGTAACGCTCAACATTTAATCATTAATTTGGCGCAAAGCTACAGTCATATTAATTCATCTTCTGCTCTGCAAAGTATTCAACAAAGCTATAGTCTGTTAGTACAACATGATGCGCAGGTAGATATTCACATAGTTGAAGATCCTGGTTATACCCCATTGTTGATTCAAAACATTATTGATCAAAAGCGCCATGAAAACGCCATATTAATCATCAAATCCGATGATTTTGTACAACGGATGCAGGGTGAATTTGCTGCTGAGATAGATGAAACATCAATTCAAGCTAAGTAA
- the apt gene encoding adenine phosphoribosyltransferase, with protein MMTENEISYLKSVIHDVPNYPIEGIMFRDITGILEDTKAFSLCINRLKEKFADRGITKVVGTEARGFLFGAPLALALGVGFVPVRKPGKLPRQTCAQSYDLEYGQDTLEIHLDALNENDNVLMVDDLLATGGTIEATTKLIRNLGAQVTESAFVIGLPDLKGHERLEALGVNVYSMIEYLGD; from the coding sequence ATGATGACAGAAAACGAAATTTCTTACCTAAAAAGCGTAATCCACGATGTTCCGAATTATCCTATTGAAGGGATCATGTTCCGTGATATCACTGGCATTTTAGAAGACACCAAAGCATTCTCTCTTTGTATCAATCGATTAAAAGAAAAGTTTGCTGACCGTGGCATCACCAAAGTCGTTGGTACTGAAGCCCGTGGCTTTTTATTTGGTGCCCCATTAGCGTTAGCATTAGGCGTAGGTTTTGTACCGGTTCGTAAACCAGGCAAATTACCTCGTCAAACGTGTGCTCAAAGCTACGATTTAGAATACGGTCAAGATACATTGGAAATTCATTTAGATGCTCTTAATGAAAACGACAATGTGTTGATGGTTGATGATTTACTGGCGACAGGCGGTACCATTGAGGCCACGACGAAGCTTATTCGCAACCTTGGCGCTCAGGTAACGGAGTCTGCTTTCGTGATTGGCTTACCCGATCTTAAGGGCCATGAGCGTTTAGAGGCTTTGGGCGTCAATGTTTATTCGATGATTGAATATTTAGGTGATTAA
- a CDS encoding glutamine synthetase family protein: MLTPSSVQTLSDAKLIVEQKGLTHVKVGLFDIDGIMRGKYISKEKFFSALESGFGFCDVVLGWDSNDELYDNVDYTGWHTGYPDAQVRVIPSSCRALPYEDNMLLFLLEFEQEAGSICPRNVLKRVLERCHNMGYVPFAGFEYEFFLFDETPESVRAKGFKNLTPFTPGAFGYSMLRNSVHSEKYHSLLALCETMNIPIEGIHTETGPGVFEAALTYDHAKKAADNAALFKTFTKVWAQRQQLMATFMAKWNETLPGQSGHIHVSLTDEQGQSVFYDANKPHNMSDTQRHFLAGQQQLMPEFLAMIAPTINSYSRMVPGLWAPLDASWGVENRTTSLRVIPGSQKSQRIEYRIGSADANPYLALAAALASGLYGIEHKLEPLAQVKGNAYKQTLPEQIILPNTLMESAMRMKQSKTAKEMFGSAFVDHFVATREWEERAFRKHVTDWELNRYFEII, translated from the coding sequence ATGCTAACACCCAGTTCCGTGCAAACACTCAGCGATGCCAAGCTTATTGTTGAGCAAAAAGGCCTTACTCATGTCAAAGTTGGACTTTTTGATATTGATGGAATAATGCGCGGTAAATACATCAGCAAAGAAAAATTCTTTAGTGCGCTAGAGTCTGGCTTTGGCTTTTGTGATGTGGTGTTGGGGTGGGACAGTAATGATGAGTTATACGATAATGTCGATTATACCGGTTGGCACACTGGCTACCCCGATGCACAGGTTAGAGTCATCCCATCGTCCTGTCGAGCATTACCGTATGAAGACAATATGTTGCTGTTTTTATTAGAGTTTGAACAAGAAGCTGGCAGTATTTGTCCAAGAAATGTTTTAAAGAGAGTATTAGAGCGTTGCCATAATATGGGCTATGTTCCCTTCGCTGGATTTGAATACGAATTTTTTCTATTTGATGAAACACCTGAATCCGTGCGAGCCAAAGGATTTAAGAATTTGACGCCATTTACGCCAGGCGCCTTTGGTTATTCAATGCTAAGAAATTCAGTACATAGCGAGAAATATCACAGTTTGCTGGCCTTATGCGAGACCATGAACATACCTATCGAAGGCATCCATACAGAAACAGGTCCTGGAGTTTTTGAAGCTGCACTGACCTATGACCATGCTAAAAAAGCAGCAGACAATGCGGCTTTATTTAAAACGTTCACTAAAGTTTGGGCTCAACGCCAGCAATTAATGGCAACTTTTATGGCTAAATGGAATGAAACGTTACCCGGGCAAAGTGGCCATATTCATGTGTCTTTAACCGACGAGCAGGGCCAATCGGTTTTTTACGATGCTAATAAACCACACAACATGAGTGATACTCAGCGTCATTTTCTGGCCGGCCAACAACAATTGATGCCTGAATTTTTGGCGATGATTGCCCCAACGATCAATAGCTATTCTCGCATGGTGCCGGGACTTTGGGCCCCTCTTGACGCCAGTTGGGGGGTCGAAAATAGAACCACTTCTTTGCGGGTGATTCCCGGTAGTCAAAAGTCACAGCGTATTGAATATAGAATAGGCTCAGCCGATGCCAATCCCTATTTAGCATTAGCGGCAGCTTTAGCATCAGGCCTTTATGGCATTGAGCACAAGCTTGAGCCGTTAGCACAAGTCAAAGGCAATGCTTATAAACAAACATTGCCTGAGCAAATTATCCTCCCCAATACCCTCATGGAATCCGCCATGCGTATGAAACAATCTAAAACAGCCAAAGAGATGTTTGGTTCTGCTTTTGTTGATCATTTTGTCGCGACGCGAGAGTGGGAAGAGCGAGCATTTCGTAAGCACGTGACTGATTGGGAATTAAACCGTTATTTTGAAATCATCTAA
- a CDS encoding response regulator, protein MTVKILLIEDNEHVREELSELLANSGYHVTTATNGLDGYSKVQQEHFDLCVVDHLMPLMNGVNFVKNLNTMDNGAPKAVIFLTTKDLAEVEPLFAPQLGFKILAKPICQQLFLENVQQLVGQSCAVA, encoded by the coding sequence ATGACCGTTAAAATACTCTTAATCGAAGATAACGAACATGTAAGGGAAGAACTTTCAGAATTACTGGCTAATTCTGGGTATCATGTAACGACAGCGACCAATGGTTTAGACGGCTACAGTAAGGTTCAACAAGAACATTTTGACTTGTGTGTCGTCGACCATTTAATGCCATTGATGAATGGCGTTAACTTTGTAAAAAACCTCAATACAATGGACAATGGCGCACCAAAGGCGGTTATTTTTTTGACCACAAAAGATCTTGCTGAAGTTGAGCCATTATTTGCGCCACAGCTTGGATTTAAGATCTTAGCGAAACCCATTTGCCAGCAACTTTTCCTTGAAAATGTGCAACAACTTGTTGGTCAATCCTGCGCGGTTGCCTAA
- a CDS encoding YbaB/EbfC family nucleoid-associated protein, protein MMMKGGMGNLMKQAQQMQAKMQKAQEEIANMEVTGEAGAGMVKVTMTGNHNVRRVEIDESLMEDDKDMIEDLVAAAFNDAVRRVEEESKTKMGSVTGGMQMPPGFKMPF, encoded by the coding sequence ATTATGATGAAAGGCGGCATGGGCAATTTAATGAAACAAGCCCAACAGATGCAGGCAAAGATGCAAAAAGCACAAGAAGAAATTGCCAATATGGAAGTAACCGGTGAAGCCGGTGCCGGTATGGTTAAAGTAACGATGACCGGAAACCACAATGTACGTCGTGTTGAAATAGACGAAAGTCTAATGGAAGACGACAAAGACATGATTGAAGATTTAGTCGCTGCAGCCTTTAACGATGCAGTACGTCGTGTTGAAGAAGAAAGCAAAACTAAGATGGGCAGCGTTACTGGTGGTATGCAAATGCCTCCAGGCTTTAAAATGCCATTCTAA